The genomic region tatgccaaaaatatccctagttataaccagatttttatactgagttaggcaatgtgattaaaatggcaaaaaaaatgGAAAAGTCAGAGACTCAGATGATAAAGAAAAACCTATTTAGACTAAAATAACAATTTGAACCAAATCTCATATAGACAAAAACGACAATTTACTATTTTCAAATTGAACCAAACCTTTTTATCCAATCATTTCATTTAGAGATATCTCTTAACCCGACTATGGCCCAAAACCTTTTCTTTGTTTCAACTTAAACTAGCGTAACTTGGGCCGGTGTAAGTCCAGAATGATTATAAATAAACGCCGGCCCACTGGGCCAGTAAAAAGTATCTACAATCTACAATCAACATTACGTGTAAAATTGTCAGCCTCTTAAATCCTGCACATGAAGACATAACCATCCATCGATCAATCCTCAAATATGCGGTCATTCTGCACGGCTGTTCTACCATTAATACTCACCTGGACCTCTTCTTCACCAAAAGCTCACTCTGAAAAATGGCAGTTTTCAATTTCTTTAAGCTATCAATGCTACTCACCCTACTCTCCGACGTCAAGTTAGGGTCATGGACGCAGAAAGAAGCCGTGGCAGTGGGTGGATTCCCGCCGCAGTGCAGCCGTATCGAGTGCCCGACATACGACGTTGTTTACTCTGGCGATGGATATGAAATTCGCCTTTATAATTCCAGTATGTGGGCGACTACGTCTCCCATCGATGATATCTCCTTCGTTGATGGCACTCGTACCGGTTTCCTTCAGTATGATTACTGCCTTTACTCATTTAttactctttttttttaacaGTTAGCTTACGTAAAAAACTAAGCCTACTGGTattagggcatgtttgggtaagctttttgaaacaacttattgacttattggctttttgaaaagtcataagctctaaaatgatgtttggTAAAGAGGATGTATGTGAGGGGAAAaagctaataagtcaataagtcacaaaatcctgacttttccaagaagccaataagtcaataagttgtttcaataagcttacccaaacatgcccttaagGTGTGATGAAAGGCTTGATCTAAATGCACTCACTAATTACTAATTATACCCATTGTAAGAGGAAAAGTAccgcccatggctttatagcctagtggcatcttgggggtgggataaAGCTTTGGCACCGATAGGTCCTGGGtttgattcccacaagggggttttcccatatttattgggtttcctcctgaattggtgtataagggggttttcccatatttattgggtttcctcctgaattggtgtataggcattatgcctagtggagatggatatgatcgggtggttccgctgatggcacgatgatactccagtagtccgtcagtgatccaaatttgccgttaaaaaaaaaaaaaaaaaaaaaaaagaggaaaagtACCGGTCTCATACGGGCCCACCCGTAAATATGTGAGAGGAGGGAGTGTAACCTAACGTCTAGGTCAAGATTTTTTAATGGTTTACATttaacatttgttttagaaaggGTTTGTAGCATGTTGATACCAAGTTGTGACGAAATGTGTTCCTCTGTGAGGTTGAGCACGGTGGACAAAAGGTGAAAATTTTAGTGTAGAATTAGCCATTCTCAAACCTCACACATCCACTAAACTACTCTTAAATCTACGTCAATGGACCAGAACCCTCAACCAATTAGAAAATAATACATTTTTCTGTAAACCTAATACCTAGGTCTAAATTTTGTATAGTTCAAACTGATAATTTATTTAAGAATGGGTTTGTAACCTATTGGTACCGAAGCATGATTAGTTGGTGTGTATGAGTTAGCCGTTTAGAAAAACAAATTAACTTCAGTGATCCACTAAACTACCTTTAAATCTACACCAAAGGTCCATCATGGACCCAAACCCTCAACTAATTGGAAATGAAGTAATGAACACCTTTATtacacatttttttattttccGCTAGACTATAATCACTTTGGTACTCATTCGTAAAATCAAGTGATTGATTCTGAAAATCTAATTTCTAAGTCAATTGTTTTATAGTTTAAATTGATCATTGTTTGTTCATTTTAGGCTATTCAACTACATCCAAGGGCAAAATAACTACAAACAGCAGATCGAAATGACCGCTCCAGTTCTAACCGAGATTGCTCCGAGTGATGGACCGTTTTGTGAATCTTCATTTCTAGTGAGTTTTTATGTCCCGAAGAAGAACCAAGCCGATCCACCCCCTGCTAACGGAATTACAATCCAAAAATGGGTACACACTTACGTAGCAGTTCGCCAGTTTGGTGGATTTGTGACCGACTATATGGTAGGTGTCGAAGCAGCCGCCTTGTCCTCCAGTCTCTCGGGCACCATTTGGGCGGACGCCATCAAAAAAAGCCATGCTGGTGAAGTCACAACACAATACACAGTTGCACAATACAATTCTCCATTCGAGTTCGACAACAGAGTAAATGAGATTTGGTTCAAGTTTAGCATGTAAGAAAGTGAAGGGATGGAGACGATCAAGAGCCGAAGAAAAATAAGCATTTGTGCGAATAAAAGCGATATGTAGAATAATATTATGTATCGTAAATTTGTAATGTATGAGAAGAGGGGGGTTTTATAAAGCAATTCAAATAGATGATGATATATTATGTATATTTAACTAGTGGGATTTTCTCTCGTAATGCGGCGGAAATACCGTATATGCACATAGCATAAAATAGCGTTTAGAATGTATCCTTAAAAGGTACAAACATAAAAATGTAAGTTACAGAGTTATTTTGTGACACGGCCCATGTCATGCGAGTGCAATCATCCATGAATAGTAGAAAGTATCGAAAAccctgccccccccccccccccaaaccaccaccaccaaacacacacacaacagGAGCAGGACCCCACACATCCGAATGGATTAATGAAAAAGGTAAATCAACTTTGGTATTACTGGGTTTAAATGGCTATCGAAGGCTTTTGGCACGAAAACAGGTTTCACACTCTATTCTACCATTTGAAGGaaagagttttggaaaaatgtaAGTTAGAGAGTTATTTTGTGATACGGTACAACTTTTGTATGTGCAGTAAAAAGTTATTGATTGTATGCGCAGTAAAAAGTTATTGAAACTGAAGTGGTATGACTAGTGAAGAGTTGGAAGATAAAACGAGCATTTACCATGGGCGATGAGCAATAACAAGCAAGAATGTTGGAGTGTTAGAAGAATTGAAGCCAAGTAAGACTTATAGTGAAGCTGTGGCTTATTGGGCTGTTTATTAATTGATCACCAATTTGGACTGCCCTAATGTCTTGAACTTGAACATTAATAGCAAACTCGATTGGATAGAAAAGAAGAAAGTTATATTGTTTCACACTTTCACAGCATTGCAAAATGCAAATTATCTATTGAGTGAATTGCAatttttgtcctttatctttatacctaattgcaggcgatgtcctttacctttaaaattgatgagttttgtacttaatgtttctaaatgttgcacgttatgtcctttgtccctaactcagttaattttacTTGTTAAATCTAGTAATGTGCCCTACACAGGAGGGTAGGTTTGTCATTTCATGTTTTCAAGGACTGACTCTGTAAATAACTAAAAAAagggttttaaaaaaataaaaatcaattatatatacataaaaacccttctctctctctctctgtttcTCAGCTCACCCTCCTATCACCACCACCAGTCACCACCACCTACTGCCATCGCCACCACCCACCCCACCAACCATCATCATCTTCGCACCAACACCACCTGTTGTCATCGCCACCACTACCCTGTCACCACCGCTGCTAAAACCGAACATCACCACCACTACCAGCCCTCCTTCAACCACATAGCAGCCGATCTGTTGGAGATCAAACAGATCAGACCCGACGACACCACCACTACAGAGATCAAACAGATCGGACCCAAACTTACTCTGTTACCGCCATCGTAAATTAACAAAGAAGACAACGAGTTTGAATAATTCTTAGCTAAATTAAGCAAAACTAAAGCAAAAAATTGACCTGCAAATCTTCAATTCGAGCTCGTGAAGGTGAGTTGATGATTGTTGACTTTAGAATAAAAGCTTGAATTCATGCTCAAATTTACCTATTCATTGAGATCGATACATTTTCTGATCCTCCAGGTTCAGATCGTTTTTCTCCCAACCGAAAAGCCAATCATGCTAGAGACTTGCGGTACATTAATTGCTACTCTCCCATTTTAGGTGGGTTAAAATATGCTTTTCTTTTTTCACAGATCCTTTAGTTTAAAACTTTAAATGAACACAGATGCTTTGATTTAGTTTTTGAAAAGGCTATGTGGACTTGGTTGtaatataataacaaaaatgttTGATAAGTGGTCTGATGGCAAATTATTGAGAAGTGTTTTCATAGGCTCATTCTATACGCACCCCCCTCTTTCCTGATTATACCcccccttgtgagaggaaaactgtcggtcccacgcaggccccacctgtaagtatgtgagaggaggggggtgaaaaaagtaaatagggggggtgtagaaagtagcacccttTTCATATTTCTTTTCAAAGACAGTCGGAGAAGACGTAAGATGACGGAGGAAGGAGGCGTTGGAAGAGGAGCTCATCGCAGAGGATTATGTACATTATTATTAttgagaaaatgatttttattttttatttttaaaaccttttttaaGTTATTTACAGAGTTAGTTGAAATGACAAACTTACCCTCATGTGCAGGGCACATGACTACATTTAACCAataaaattaactgagttagggtcaaaggacataacgtgcaacatttagaaacattaagtacaaaactcatcaattttaaaggtaaaggacaccgcctgcaattaggtataaagataaaggacaaaacttgcaattcactcttatcTATTCTTATGTTCCCCTTAAAGTCAAAGGGAACAAAATGCAATCTCAGCCATTGGATGAAGATGAAATTAAATCCTGACCCTTATAATTCAGAAAAAGAAGGGGAGGTTTTTTTGTTCACTTTGACTTTCTCATAAAACCCACGATACACATAAAATAACTGACCTAAACAAGTggaaattatatattttatatttttatattccCCTTAATTTGTAACTGCTTTTCAGATGCATATCAGCCTTTGGATCAAGTTAAAATGAAATCATGGCCGCGTTAATTCAACAAAAGCTTCTAGAAGGGGAGGTTGAGGGCGGTTTTTTCATTCCATCAATTTCTCCCCCACGTCGCTCTGAAACCTCTTCAAATGTTGCGTCACTCTCATCACATCTATCTACATTTACATATCGCAAAACAGGGAACAAGCAGAGATATGGGGTTTCTTTCAAACAGAGTTGGGAGTATTAATTTGTAGAGATCTGCGGGGTGGAACGTCGGTCACGGAATTTGTGAATTGAGAAGAGGTATGTTTCTTCTTAAAAATTCAATGTTTCATCTTATCTTCTTAGGTTCTGCTTCTGcacaatttttttttctattttgttTCGATTTGAAGTGGTGATTTTTCCTATTTCAGTTCATTTGTTTAgggattttaggtttttcaatTTGTTTAACGTATTGAAGGTTTAATTTGTGTTTGGATATTTCAGATTAGGGTTTCTATGAATACTAACAGTTTCCTATCAATTATTACAAAAGGTATTTCAAACCTTCTCATTTCTACTCGTATGCTTTTAGTTCTAATTGGTTATGTAGGGTGCATTGTGTAGAAAGTGGTGAAGAAAGCATACAGAGACAATTAATTTATTCTCTATAATGCCACATATCATAGGCAATGATCATTTGCTCGAGGGGTTGAAGCATGTAAGTTTTTTAATTGTAGAAGTGGTCACACTTGCAGCTAATTTTTCTCTCAGTTTTCTGATCTTATTTTTTTCGCAGTTGTATAGGTCATTAATTCACATTGCTTGTGATTGCTTGCGTTTAATTCATGTTGCTTGTGATTATTTGCATTTTTCTAGCAATCTTGGTCCGTTTTTTATAAGTTGATTATTGGTAGATGCTTGGTCTCTTTAACAATAAATATTCATTATTATTTTCACAATTTTGAAGCAACAGAGCCCAACAAACCCAGAACCTGGTTTGTGGTTTCTATATATGGTTTGGCTACTTGATTACTAACTTAATCAACTCACATGATTctatcaaaacaacttttataatctttaaattAA from Helianthus annuus cultivar XRQ/B chromosome 10, HanXRQr2.0-SUNRISE, whole genome shotgun sequence harbors:
- the LOC110885956 gene encoding heme-binding protein 2, coding for MAVFNFFKLSMLLTLLSDVKLGSWTQKEAVAVGGFPPQCSRIECPTYDVVYSGDGYEIRLYNSSMWATTSPIDDISFVDGTRTGFLQLFNYIQGQNNYKQQIEMTAPVLTEIAPSDGPFCESSFLVSFYVPKKNQADPPPANGITIQKWVHTYVAVRQFGGFVTDYMVGVEAAALSSSLSGTIWADAIKKSHAGEVTTQYTVAQYNSPFEFDNRVNEIWFKFSM